From the genome of Vicia villosa cultivar HV-30 ecotype Madison, WI linkage group LG2, Vvil1.0, whole genome shotgun sequence, one region includes:
- the LOC131649638 gene encoding transcription factor MYB106-like: MSRRPCCENIVELKKGPWTPNEDKKLIAYITQNGYENWHSLPARAGLQRCGKSCRLRWINYLSPYIKRGNFSLEEDDTIIQLHALLGNKWSTIAALLPRRTDNEIKNRWNTNIKKRLIKMGIDPVTHKPISNNKEKDDIATKHMAQWESVRLEAEARSSSMLGKTQIESLPCSSSSSNVLITKHNNAVYSNMCATMLENDDDPFSPTSISSFPSRDLVTPTNDLNNSSIMETNDQWIMNGYGFNLQDDDDIMVALEAFRDGNGKYN; encoded by the exons ATGAGTAGGAGACCATGCTGTGAGAACATAGTAGAGTTGAAGAAAGGACCATGGACACCAAacgaagacaagaagcttatagcatatattactcaaaatggCTATGAAAACTGGCATTCTTTGCCTGCTAGAGCAG gTCTTCAAAGATGTGGAAAGAGTTGTAGATTAAGGTGGATTAACTATCTTAGTCCTTATATAAAACGAGGAAACTTTAGTTTGGAGGAAGATGACACTATTATTCAACTGCATGCTCTTCTTGGAAACAA ATGGTCCACAATAGCAGCTCTCCTGCCAAGGAGAACAGACAATGAGATAAAGAATCGTTGGAATACTAACATCAAGAAAAGACTTATTAAAATGGGCATAGATCCTGTTACTCACAAACCAATATCCAACAACAAGGAAAAGGATGATATTGCTACAAAACACATGGCTCAATGGGAGAGTGTTAGATTGGAAGCTGAAGCAAGATCATCGTCAATGTTAGGTAAAACTCAAATTGAATCTTTGCCATGTTCATCAAGCTCATCAAATGTGTTAATAACCAAACACAACAATGCAGTGTATAGCAATATGTGTGCCACTATGCTTGAAAATGATGATGACCCTTTTTCTCCAACATCCATATCGAGTTTTCCTAGTAGGGACCTTGTTACTCCTACAAATGATTTGAATAATAGTAGTATTATGGAAACTAATGACCAGTGGATCATGAATGGCTATGGCTTTAACTTGCAAGATGATGATGACATAATGGTTGCATTGGAAGCATTTAGAGATGGAAATGGAAAATACAACTAG